Within Burkholderia cepacia GG4, the genomic segment GTCACGCTGAGCGACCTGTCATCGTCCGAGCAAACCCGTCGGCTGCGCGCCGGCAAGCTCGACGCCGGGTTCCTGCGTTTGCCGTCGGATGAAGGGTTGTCGTCGTTCAAGGTGATCGACGAGGCGCTCGCGCTCGCGGTTCCGCCGCACCTCGGCTTCAAGCGGGTGCCGGCCGATCTCGACGTGCTCAACGAGATCGGCTTCATCGCGCTGCAGCGCGCACGCGGTCCCGGGCTCGCCGCGCAGATCGACCGGTGGTGCGTCGAGCGGCACTTCGTGCCGCAGGTCACACAGCAGGCGGAGGACGTGCAATCGGTGCTCACGTCGGTCGCGGCCGGGGTCGGCGTCGCGTTCATTCCGTCGCGTGCGCACTACCTGCTGCGCGACGCGACCGTCTTGCCGCTCGATGGCAGGGACGCGAAGTGGCGCGTGGGGCTCGCGTGGCTGTCCGGCCGCGACGATCCCGTGACCACGCATTTCGTGTCGTTCATGCGCGCCGCGATCAAGGGCGCGTAACGGGGCGTATAGTGTCCGCGATTGCCTCCTTCCTGAATGCCGGCTCGGCGCCGGCTTACGAACCCGAACCGATGACTTCAGAAT encodes:
- a CDS encoding LysR family transcriptional regulator, whose translation is MELKLLRTFLVVTELSHFSRAADTLHMSQPALSKQIGALEASLGGKLFERGRHGAELTPFGERFLPDAQALVRDADEILARAREATSGQRGHLRLGICLSVLTLVPKLVAEFRRRNPGVAVTLSDLSSSEQTRRLRAGKLDAGFLRLPSDEGLSSFKVIDEALALAVPPHLGFKRVPADLDVLNEIGFIALQRARGPGLAAQIDRWCVERHFVPQVTQQAEDVQSVLTSVAAGVGVAFIPSRAHYLLRDATVLPLDGRDAKWRVGLAWLSGRDDPVTTHFVSFMRAAIKGA